The Changchengzhania lutea genomic sequence ACGATATGCCAGAATACACAAAAAAAATGCCTGATGACGAAGACCGATGGCTTATTGTAAATTATATGAGGGCTTTGAAAGAATAGTTTTACTTATACATGTAATATATATTAATAAAACCCGAACAAATTGTTCGGGTTTCTTATTAATAAACTTTTTAATCACCCCAATGCAAACCCATGTAACAAAAGTTACAAAACATGATATAAATCATTAAATTATTGGTAATTAGATGTTATATTTGAGATTATTGGTTTTGCTTTTAAAGTGAACAAGAGCAATTCTTTTTAAAATTAAAAACCGCATTTTTTGACATTTAGCTCGTTAGAGATTGACTTTTTAAACTATGTTCTTTAATAGTTTAATTCCCCCTTTAATTTAATCTCAAAGTAATGGAAAAGGAAAATTCCAATACAGATTCTAGAAGGCAATTCTTAAAACAAATTTCTACAGGTAGTATCCTCGCCGCATCTGGATTAACATTTAGCTCTCTTTCTTCTTGCAAAGAAACATCACAAGAAAAAACTACTTTATTAACAACAGATGGGACATTGGTTCAAGTTCCTAACTCCGAAATTGAAGCTATGGAACATTTACAACATGGAGTCCCACCCAAAGAGGCTCGTAAGGGCATTCCTGGCAAAAAATTTGTTATGGTAATCGATTTAGGTAAATGTAAGAATGCTAGAAAATGTGTACAAGCTTGCGACAAACACCATAATCTTACACCGGACAGACCTTATATAAAGGTTCTTGAAATGAAGGACAATGAAAAATCATCGCCTTATTGGATGCCAAAAAAATGCTTTCAATGCGACAATCCTCCTTGTGTAAAAGTTTGCCCAGTTGGTGCCACTTTTA encodes the following:
- a CDS encoding 4Fe-4S dicluster domain-containing protein, with translation MEKENSNTDSRRQFLKQISTGSILAASGLTFSSLSSCKETSQEKTTLLTTDGTLVQVPNSEIEAMEHLQHGVPPKEARKGIPGKKFVMVIDLGKCKNARKCVQACDKHHNLTPDRPYIKVLEMKDNEKSSPYWMPKKCFQCDNPPCVKVCPVGATFKRTDGIVLVDNERCIGCRFCMAACPYSARVFNWGAPPGEELDIPYSPETSLPSKIGTVAKCDFCPDMLREGKLPHCVPACPNGVIYFGDEIDDTVTNGDETVRLSTILKDKAGYRYMEELGTKPRVYYLPPVDRLFPFEKNNEANSES